One region of Penaeus vannamei isolate JL-2024 chromosome 36, ASM4276789v1, whole genome shotgun sequence genomic DNA includes:
- the Arp2 gene encoding actin-related protein 2-B isoform X1 — translation MDSKGRKIIVCDNGTGFVKVGYAGCNFPAHIFPSMVGRPIIRATNKIGDIEVKEWAHFPDLMVGDEASKLRSMLEVTYPMENGIVKNWDDMCHVWDYTFGPEKMAINPRDCKIMLTEPPMNPTKNRERMLEVMFEKYGFAGAFVAIQAVLTLYAQGLQSGVVVDSGDGVTHICPVYEGFTLPQIRRLDIAGRDITVYMIKLLLLRGYAFNHSADFETVRMMKEKLCYVGYNIEQEQKLATETTVLVENYQLPDGRIIKVGGERFEAPEALFQPHLINVEGQGIAELLFDTIQRCDIDIRPELYKHIVLSGGSTMYPGLPSRLERELKQLYLERVLKGDVERLSKLKIRIEDPPRRKDMVFIGGAVLADVMKDRDNFWISREEYQEKGVQAALEKLMPGGAS, via the exons ATGGACAGCAAAGGAAGGAAAATCATAGTTTGCGACAATGGCACAGGG TTCGTCAAAGTGGGATATGCCGGCTGCAACTTCCCCGCCCACATCTTCCCGTCCATGGTGGGGCGACCTATTATCCGAGCCACAAACAAAATTGGGGACATCGAAGTCAAG GAGTGGGCTCATTTTCCT GACCTCATGGTTGGCGATGAAGCAAGCAAGCTCCGCTCCATGCTGGAGGTGACGTACCCCATGGAGAACGGCATCGTCAAGAACTGGGACGACATGTGCCATGTTTGGGATTACACCTTTGGGCCGGAGAAAATGGCCATCAACCCCAGAGACTGCAAGATCATGCTGACAGAACCCCCAATGAACCCCACCAAGAACCGCGAGAGGATGTTGGAG gtAATGTTCGAGAAGTACGGGTTTGCAGGAGCCTTTGTGGCTATCCAAGCTGTGTTGACCCTGTATGCACAAGGTCTTCAGTCAGGTGTTGTGGTGGACTCCGGTGATGGTGTTACCCACATCTGCCCCGTGTATGAAGGATTCACACTCCCACAAATTAG GCGATTAGACATTGCCGGTCGCGATATCACCGTATACATGATCAAGTTGCTGTTGCTGAGAGGGTATGCGTTCAACCACTCAGCAGACTTTGAGACAGTGAGAATGATGAAGGAGAAACTGTGTTATGTTGGCTACAACATTGAACAAGAGCAGAAACTTGCAACAGAAACTACTGTCTTAGTAGAGAATTACCAGCTGCCAGATGGTCGTATCATTAAG GTTGGTGGTGAGAGGTTTGAAGCCCCAGAAGCCCTGTTCCAGCCTCACCTCATTAACGTAGAAGGCCAAGGCATTGCAGAACTCCTCTTCGACACCATACAGCGCTGTGATATTGACATTCGACCTGAGCTCTACAAGCACATTGTTTTGTCTGGTGGATCTACTATGTATCCCGGCCTACCATCACGTCTGGAAAGGGAGTTGAAGCAGCTGTACCTGGAGAGAGTCTTAAAG GGTGACGTGGAGAGACTGTCCAAGCTAAAGATCCGCATTGAGGACCCCCCAAGGAGGAAGGACATGGTCTTCATTGGAGGGGCAGTCCTCGCCGATGTCATGAAGGACAGAGACAACTTCTGGATCTCAAGAGAGGAATACCAAGAGAAGGGCGTCCAAGCTGCATTAGAAAAACTCATGCCTGGCGGAGCTTCATAA
- the Arp2 gene encoding actin-related protein 2-B isoform X2, whose amino-acid sequence MDSKGRKIIVCDNGTGFVKVGYAGCNFPAHIFPSMVGRPIIRATNKIGDIEVKDLMVGDEASKLRSMLEVTYPMENGIVKNWDDMCHVWDYTFGPEKMAINPRDCKIMLTEPPMNPTKNRERMLEVMFEKYGFAGAFVAIQAVLTLYAQGLQSGVVVDSGDGVTHICPVYEGFTLPQIRRLDIAGRDITVYMIKLLLLRGYAFNHSADFETVRMMKEKLCYVGYNIEQEQKLATETTVLVENYQLPDGRIIKVGGERFEAPEALFQPHLINVEGQGIAELLFDTIQRCDIDIRPELYKHIVLSGGSTMYPGLPSRLERELKQLYLERVLKGDVERLSKLKIRIEDPPRRKDMVFIGGAVLADVMKDRDNFWISREEYQEKGVQAALEKLMPGGAS is encoded by the exons ATGGACAGCAAAGGAAGGAAAATCATAGTTTGCGACAATGGCACAGGG TTCGTCAAAGTGGGATATGCCGGCTGCAACTTCCCCGCCCACATCTTCCCGTCCATGGTGGGGCGACCTATTATCCGAGCCACAAACAAAATTGGGGACATCGAAGTCAAG GACCTCATGGTTGGCGATGAAGCAAGCAAGCTCCGCTCCATGCTGGAGGTGACGTACCCCATGGAGAACGGCATCGTCAAGAACTGGGACGACATGTGCCATGTTTGGGATTACACCTTTGGGCCGGAGAAAATGGCCATCAACCCCAGAGACTGCAAGATCATGCTGACAGAACCCCCAATGAACCCCACCAAGAACCGCGAGAGGATGTTGGAG gtAATGTTCGAGAAGTACGGGTTTGCAGGAGCCTTTGTGGCTATCCAAGCTGTGTTGACCCTGTATGCACAAGGTCTTCAGTCAGGTGTTGTGGTGGACTCCGGTGATGGTGTTACCCACATCTGCCCCGTGTATGAAGGATTCACACTCCCACAAATTAG GCGATTAGACATTGCCGGTCGCGATATCACCGTATACATGATCAAGTTGCTGTTGCTGAGAGGGTATGCGTTCAACCACTCAGCAGACTTTGAGACAGTGAGAATGATGAAGGAGAAACTGTGTTATGTTGGCTACAACATTGAACAAGAGCAGAAACTTGCAACAGAAACTACTGTCTTAGTAGAGAATTACCAGCTGCCAGATGGTCGTATCATTAAG GTTGGTGGTGAGAGGTTTGAAGCCCCAGAAGCCCTGTTCCAGCCTCACCTCATTAACGTAGAAGGCCAAGGCATTGCAGAACTCCTCTTCGACACCATACAGCGCTGTGATATTGACATTCGACCTGAGCTCTACAAGCACATTGTTTTGTCTGGTGGATCTACTATGTATCCCGGCCTACCATCACGTCTGGAAAGGGAGTTGAAGCAGCTGTACCTGGAGAGAGTCTTAAAG GGTGACGTGGAGAGACTGTCCAAGCTAAAGATCCGCATTGAGGACCCCCCAAGGAGGAAGGACATGGTCTTCATTGGAGGGGCAGTCCTCGCCGATGTCATGAAGGACAGAGACAACTTCTGGATCTCAAGAGAGGAATACCAAGAGAAGGGCGTCCAAGCTGCATTAGAAAAACTCATGCCTGGCGGAGCTTCATAA